Proteins encoded in a region of the Strix uralensis isolate ZFMK-TIS-50842 chromosome Z, bStrUra1, whole genome shotgun sequence genome:
- the LOC141937719 gene encoding transcription factor JunD-like — MGRAVGGPGAWRGAGGARKRLSPRCQPRAAGPAEQAPGPARSAPEPPPPAGEGGNMSGGRSGRSAVKMEAPFYPEEGLELLPDFVPLPGFGTAGGPAADAAAAATGQKLLLAAGKKRDQAAAAPAPLPGPFALRPPAGARGSAAALRLLPPPPAAAAAPPPPPGSVEPAGGGGAAVAARGGPEAALGSAAELPLLKLPPAADLEQLLIQGGAGLGSGSPGPAAPGAGNGGAAAAGPFLYRQPVTQEQEGFADGFVKALADLHKQNQLLAAPPPPLSTPGPCCTARPGPPGAPAAADPPAVYTNLSGFNSAGQLSPSGSAYPAASAPPPPGLAFGAAGLGGGRLPPARSLEEPQTVPEVPPSAGGEGGSSAPTPPSLSPLDAESQERLKAERKRLRNRIAASKCRRRKLERIARLEEKVKALKGQNAELAATANLLRAQVTQLQGRVRSHLSSGCHINTTGHPPSAAAVQPREAPPEAAAAPETSAC, encoded by the coding sequence ATGGGGCGGGCAGTCGGCGGGCCTGGGGCGTGGCGTGGGGCCGGCGGCGCCAGGAAGCGGCTCAGTCCCCGCTGCCAGCCGAGGGCGGCCGGCCCCGCGGAGCAGGCGCCTGGCCCGGCCCGCTCCGCACCGGAGCCTCCGCCGCCGGCCGGCGAGGGCGGCAACATGAGCGGCGGGCGTAGCGGGCGATCTGCCGTGAAGATGGAGGCGCCGTTTTACCCCGAGGAAGGACTGGAGCTGCTACCCGACTTCGTGCCGCTGCCGGGTTTCGGTACCGCAGGCGGACCCGCAGCCGATGCGGCGGCAGCGGCGACAgggcagaagctgctgctggCCGCCGGGAAGAAGCGGGACCaggcggccgccgcccccgcgcctcTGCCGGGGCCCTTCGCCCTTcgcccgcccgccggcgcccGCGGCAGCGCGGCGGCTCTGCGCTTGCTACCGCCGccaccggccgccgccgccgcccctccgccgccccccggctCCGTGgagccggcgggcggcggcggggcggcggtggcggcccGCGGCGGCCCGGAGGCCGCGCTGGGCTCGGCCGCGGAGCTGCCGCTGCTGAAACTGCCGCCAGCCGCCgacctggagcagctgctgatccaggggggcgcggggctggggtCCGGCAGCCCGGGGCCGGCGGCACCCGGGGCGGGGAatggcggggcagcggcggcggggccgttTCTCTACCGGCAGCCGGTGACGCAGGAGCAGGAGGGTTTCGCCGACGGTTTTGTTAAGGCCCTGGCCGACCTGCACAAGCAAAACCAGCTCctggcggcgccgccgccgccgctttcCACGCCGGGACCTTGCTGCAccgcccgcccggggccgccgggagcccccgccgccgccgaccCGCCGGCCGTCTACACCAACTTGAGCGGCTTCAACTCCGCGGGGCAGCTGAGCCCTTCAGGCAGCGCCTACCCTGCCGcctccgcccccccgccgccgggcctgGCCTTCGGGGCGGCGGGTCTGGGGGGCGGTCGGCTGCCGCCGGCGCGGTCCCTGGAGGAACCGCAGACGGTGCCCGAGGTGCCGCCGTCGGCGGGTGGGGAGGGCGGCAGCAGCGCGCCGACGCCGCCGTCGCTGTCGCCGCTGGACGCGGAGAGCCAGGAGCGGCTGAAGGCGGAGCGCAAGCGGTTGCGGAACCGCATCGCCGCCTCCAAGTGCCGCCGGCGGAAGCTGGAGCGCATCGCCCGGCTGGAGGAGAAGGTGAAGGCGCTCAAGGGGCAGAACGCAGAGCTGGCCGCCACCGCCAACCTCCTCCGCGCCCAGGTCACCCAGCTGCAGGGCCGCGTCCGCAGCCACCTGTCCTCCGGCTGCCACATCAACACCACCGGGCATCCGCCGTCCGCCGCCGCCGTCCAGCCCCGGGAGGCACCCCCCgaggcggccgccgcgccggAGACCAGCGCCTGCTGA